GCGCCCTCTTCCACGATGATCATCGTGCGCTCGAACTGCCCCATGGCCTCCGCGTTGATGCGGAAGTAGGCCTGGAGCGGCATGTCGAGCTTCACCCCCTTGGGGATGTACACGAACGACCCGCCGGACCACACCGCCGTGTTGACCGCGGCGAACAGGTTGTCGCGGAAGGGCACCACGGTGCCGAAGTACTGGCGCACGATGTCTTCGTGGTCGCGCAGCCCGTCGTCCATCCCCTTGAAGATGACGCCGGCGTCCTCCCACTCCTTCTTGAGCGAGTGGTACACCACCTCGCTCTCGTACTGGGCGCCGACGCCGGCCAGGATGCGGCGCTCCTGGTCCGGAATCCCCAGGCGCTCAAATGTGTTCTTGATCCCCTCCGGCACCTCGTCCCACGTGCGCCCCGTCTTTTCGCTGGGGCGGATGTAGAAGTAGATGTCTTCGAAGTTCAGCCCGCTCAGGTCGCCGCCCCAGGTGGGCCAGGGCCGCTTGAGCGCGTGCTTCAGCGCCTTGAGCCGCACGTCCAGCATCCACTGCGGCTCGTTCTTCTGCCCGCTGATCTCCCGGACGATGTCCTCGTCCAGGCCCTTGCGGCTCTTGAAGATGTAGTTCTCTTCGTCGCGGAACCCGTACTTGTACTCGTCCAGGTTCAGTGCGGCGACGCTTTCGTTAACGGGCATCGGTGTGCCTCCTCAGGATGGAACCAAAGTGCGTTAGTGCGTCAGTGCGTCAGTGCGTTTGAAGCGCCCTTCCAAGCGCACTCACGCACTAACGCACTAACGCACCTTCCCCTCAGACCGCGGCCCCTTCCCGGAGCCAATCATACCCCCGCTCCTCCAGCTCCAGCGCCAGCTCCGGGCCGCCGGAGCGGATGATGCGCCCCTCCACCATCACGTGCACCCGGTCGGGGGTGATGTAGTTGAGCATCCGCTGGTAGTGCGTGATCAGGAGGACGGCCATGTCCTGGCGCTCGTCCTTGATCTTGTTGATCCCGCTGGTCACGATCTTGAGCGCGTCGATGTCCAGGCCGCTGTCCGTCTCGTCCATCACGGCGAGCTGCGGCTCCAGCATGGCGAGCTGCAGGATCTCGTTGCGCTTCTTCTCGCCGCCGCTGAAGCCGTCGTTCACGGAGCGCATGGCGAACGCCGGGTCCATCTCCAGCATCCCCATGCGCCCTTCCAGCTCGTCCTGGAAGTCGAAGATGTCGACCTCTTCGCCGCGCTTGGCGTTCAGCGCCGTGCGCATGAAGTTGGCGACCGAGACGCCCGGGATCTCCACCGGGTACTGGAAGGCGAGGAAGATGCCGGCGCGGGCCCGCTCGTCGGGCTCCATGTCCAGCACGCTCTCTCCCTTGAAGAGGATGTCGCCGTCGGTCACCTCGTAGGCGGGGTGCCCGGAGATCACCTTGGAAAGGGTGCTCTTCCCGGAGCCGTTGGGCCCCATGATCGCGTGGATCTCGCCCGCGTGCAGCTCCAGGTCCAGCCCCTTCAGGATCTCCGTGCCGTCTTCCGCGATCTCGGCGTGGAGGTTGGTGATCTTCAGCAGCGGCTCGGCCATCTCGTTCGGTCTCCTGGGACGGCGGCCCGCGCGGGGCCGGCCGGTAGTCGTTGTGCGTCGCGTTCGGCGGGAAACCTCGTGATACCCCGCCCGCCGGGTTCCGCTCCCGTATGGGCGCGTCTCCCAATAATGATTCTCCTTATCAGGGGCAAGCTACCCCCGCACTCCGCCCGCGTCAAGCTTCCTGCCGTGCCGCGGAAAGGGGGTGCGGGCGGGTCGCAAGAATGATGCGGAGGCATGCGCCTGAACCGCTGATCTTCAAATGAAGAGAGGGGGGAGCCGCGGTGGGCTCCCCCCTCTTTTTTCCCCGAGTACCGCGCGATGCGGTCAGTTGGAGCAGGCCGTGGTGGCCGGCACAACGTCCGCCTGGTCCGCGGTGTACCCTGCGATCATCCACTCCCACGCAGGCGCCGCCGACGCCGCGAACGCCTTGGAGCGCATGGTGCGGCGGCGCGCGGTGCCGCGGGGGGTGCCGGCGGGCTCGTCCGATCCGGCCGGGCGCGCGGCCATCGTGACTCCCAGGTCGCTTCCCACGATCTCGGCGTTGAGCACGACGTCGCCAGGGTTGGCGCTCAGCGTCACGCACCCCGTGCGCCCCGCCGTGATCCGCACCGGGCTCACGCCGCGGCCGCTCACTCGCAGCTCCTCGGTCGTGCGGTTCACCACCAGCACGGTGACGGCGGCCCGCGGGCTGCTCTGCTTGGTGCTGTCGGCCTGCTGCGCCGATGCGGCGGAGGCGGCACCGCAGGAAAGGACGAGTGCGGCAAGTAGGATGCGCATTGGCGGCTCGGTTTCTGGGAGGTGGATCGTGCGGGAAGACCGATAAGATAATGGAGCCCGCGGCAAACCGGAACCCTTTTCATCCCTTCACCTTGCGTCCGCCCGACAGAGACGGGTGTCCGCTCCGTGAACTGGCGGAGCCGCGGGCACGCTTCCCGCGCACCCTCATCCCACGCGACCCATCCCCCCGCACACACCGCCGCCATGCCTGAACCGCAGACTCCGCTTCCACATCCCGCGCCGGTGGGCGGCACCGTGCTGGTGCTGGGCGGCGGGGGGATGAAGGGCGTGGCCCACATCGGCGTGTGGAAGGCGCTGCAGGAGGCCGGGATCGAGGTGAGCGCCTTCATCGGCACCAGCATCGGATCGATGATGGCCACGGGGCTCGCCTCCGGCTGGGGGTGGCGCGAGCTGGCCGAGCTGGCGCGCAAGCTCACCAAGGACGACATCGTCGCCATCAACCGGCGCGCCATGCTCTTCGGCGGCGTGCGCGAGGAAGCGGTGTTCCGCGGCGACCACTTCCGCGCCTACCTGGAGCGCACGCTCCCCGTCCAGGCCTTCTCCGAGCTCCAGAAGCCCCTCCGCCTCAACGCGGTCTCGCTCGTCACCGGCAACGAGGTGTGGTTCGGCAGCGGCGCCAACGACGAGGTGCCGGTGGTGGACGCCGTGTACGCGTCGTGCGCCATCCCCATCTACTTCCCCCCCGCGCGCATCGGCGGCGACGTGCTGGTGGACGGCGGGGTGCTGGACGTGCTCCCCGTGCGCCAGGCCGCCGCGTGGGGCGCCGCCCGCATCATCGCCGTCGACGTCGGCTCCGAGATGACGCCGCCGGCCGAGAAGTACTTCGAGCGCGGCATGGTCGCCATCCACGAGCGAGTCCTGACACTCAACCTGCAGGAGCAGCGGAAGCGCTGCCTGGACGGCTGGCAGGGACCGCCGGTGGTCTACATCCGCCCGCGCATCGGCCACCTGGGCGGCTGGGACTTCGGTCGCACGCAGTACTTCCTGGAGGAAGGCTACCGCGCCGCCCGCGAAGCTCTCAACGCGGCCGACGCGGCATAGTTTGGTCTCCCGCTGGCAGCTTTCAAGCGCGTAAAAGCGGTAGGAACTGCACCTTAGGCTGCGCGGTATTCTATAGCGTACGGAACACCCGCCACCAAGGAGCTTTCCGATGCTGAAGAACGAGACAACTCCAGCTCTCCCGGACCTGAGCAACCTGCCCCCAGACGTCCAGGCATTCATCACAAGTCTCGCTGAGGACGGGATTACGGTCTGGCCGATGAGGCCGGCTCCGAATCGTCCTCTCCCCGAGCCGCTGCATTCCAACACCTCACTCACCGCCGCCGTGCTTGAAGAGCGCGAAGAGTACGAATGGTGAAGTACTACTACTTCGACGCCAGCGTGCTGGTGAAGGCGTACTTCTGGGAGGAGGGAACCGAAGACGTGCGTCAGGTACTCAGGGAGCTTGGGGCGGCGCCTGCTGATACGCGGGTGATCACTTCCAGCCTCGCGTTCGTCGAGGCTGTCTCGGCCCTTTCCCGGCGGACCTTTGCCGGCGAGCTCACCCCGATTGAGGCGGAGGAGGTCTGGGAGCGCCTCGTACACGACTTCGGTGACTACGTTGTCCTGGAACCGAAGCAGGATCTCGTGTCTCGCGCCGCGGAATTGACTCGCCGGCATCGGCTACGTGCCATCGACGCGATCCACCTCGCCACAGGGATGGCCGCGAGGGGTCACGCGGCCCCCTGGGCGGACTTCCGGTTCGCGTCCGCGGACCGGCGGTTGAACGTCGCGGCGACGGCGGAGCTGTTCGAGGTGTTCAATCCGGACAGCCCGGTTCCGCCCGGCACGTCCACGCCCGTCACACCGTCCGAATAGCCGCTCGGCGGGCCGCCAGAAGGCGTGCATCCATCAGAGAATCTCGTGTAATCTCTCCCTCGCGCCCGGCGTCCGGCCCGGAGCGTGCGGCTAGGGGCGGGTTCGCGACGATTCCCGGATGCCCGCTTCCAGCTCGATGGACGACAGAGACCCCGCAGCGTACCACGATTGGGAAGCGCGCCTGGCCCCGGTGCCGCCGCGCGAGCGCCCGGTGCCCCTTCGCGTTCCCATGCCGCTCGACTCCACGCGCGCCGGGCAGGCGCGGCGGATCGCGTTCCTGCGCGGGCGCGGGGTGGAGGTGCCGTACCTGGAGGGGCGCGGCGGGCCGCCGGACCCGGAGGCGCTGCGCGGCAACGTGGAGCACTTCGTGGGGATGGCGCAGCTGCCGGTGGGGCTGATCGGGCCGTTGCGCGTGAACGGGCTGCACCTGCGCGAGGACGTGTTCGTTCCGCTCGCCACCTCCGAGGGGGCGCTGGTGGCGAGCTACGACCGCGGTGCCCGCATCCTGTCGCGCGCCGGGGGCGCGGTGTGCATGCTGGTGGAAGAGGAGGTGCAGCGCGCGCCCGCCTTCGCCTTCGCCAGGCTGGCGCAGGCGGCGCGCTTCGCGGAGTGGGCCACGGCCCGGGTGGAGCTCTTTCGCGAGATCGCCGCGCGCGAGTCGCGCTACGGGCGCCTGGTGTGGATGCGCGCGCACCTGGAGGCGAACCACGTCTACCTGATGTTCTCCTACCGCACCGGTGACGCGGCGGGGCAGAACATGGTGACGTTCGCGACGGCCGCCATCTGCCGCGAGATCCTGGAGCGGACCCCCGTGCGGCCAGAGTACTGGTTCGTGGAGTCCAACCTCTCGGGCGACAAGAAGGCATCCGCCGCGCGCTTCCTCAACACGCGCGGGCGCCGGGTGACGGCCGAGGCGCTTCTCCCGCGCACGCTGGTGACGCGCGGCCTTCGCGCCACCCCCGAGCGCATGTGCGACTGCTGGCGCATGGGGCTGCTGGGCGGGGTGCAGACCGGGGCGATGGGGGCCAGCAGCCACGTTGCCAACGCGCTCGCCGCGCTCTTTGTTGCGTGCGGGCAGGACGTGGCGTGCGTGGCGGAGGCGGGCCTGGCCGTGCTGCGCATGGAGGTGCGCGACGGCGACCTGTACGTCGCGCTCACCCTTCCCAACCTGATCGTGGGAACCGTCGGCGGCGGAACGCGGCTCCCCACGGCGCGCGAGTGCCTGGCGATCCTGGACTGCGTGGGAGCTGGGAAGGCGGGGCGCTTTGCGGAAATCTGCGCCGCGGTGGCGCTGGCGGGGGAGGTGTCGATCGTGGGGGCGCTCGCCGCGGGAGAGTTCGCCGCGGCGCACCAGCGGCTGGGGCGCGGGCCGGTTGGGTAACGGCAGGTCTCACGCGGAGGCGCGGAGGCGCGGAGAGAACGGCGGAGGCGGGGGTTCTCGTTGCGGGCGCACAACTTGTGAGTTTTTGTCGTGATGGGTCAGGCTACCCATTCGGGAGGCGGGTGGCGGAGGTAGAATCGACGTAAACATCAAACCGATTCTTCTTTTGCCGCTCGGAGGGACTCCATGTCCAGCACGCCGCTCGCTTCCCCGCAGATGGTCCTCGACAGCCGGATGAGCTACACGAGCTGGATCCCGGCCGATCCCGACGCCTGCGCGCGGCTCCTTCCGCGGGCGCTGCGTCCGGCCAGGAACCGCGCCGTGTACATGAACCAGTACGTCGTGGACTCGGCGGAGCAGACGACCGGGTTCGGCGCGTACTCGCTCACCTACCTCGGGCTGGACCTGGACGGCCTCTTCGCTCCCGACAACGTGACCCCCGCGCGCTTCTTCACCCACTACCTCAACTCGTCGGAGCGGGTCCGTGCATACGTGCGGGAGCGCGGCGTTCCCGCCACGCCGGGCACCACCACGGTCGACGTGGCGGACGGGGTGATGACGGCGACCACGTACGACGAGGGCACCGCCATCATCCGCACCCGCGCCCGCGTAGGGAGCGACACGACGGTCGCGGCAGGCCACCTGCGCTACATCACGCGCGTGGAGAACCGCCTGGTGAGCGGCCTCTACCCGTACGTCGGCGACCTGGCAACGTCGTACGGCGTCCTCTCCATCGAATTCCTGGAGCCGGGGCACCCGGTGTACGCGCTCCGCCCCGCCGCCCCCCTGCAGGTGGTGGCCGGATCGTGCTTCTACGCGCCGCGCGACTCCTTTGTCTACCCCGGCGGCGTGGAGGAGATGGGCCCCGCCGACGGCCACGGCCGCACCATCGCGGCGGACGCCGTGCCGTCCATCGTGGCCGAGCCGGCGGCCGTGTGACGCGCGACTGACCCATCCTGGGGTGCGCAAGGAAGGAAAGGGTCTCACGCGAAGGCGCAAAGGCGCAAAGAAAGTACTTCTTAGTCTTCCTTGGCGTCTTCGCGCCTTTGCGTGACACCTTGCGCCCTGAGCTCGCCCCAGGGTTCTGTCGAGATGGTACTATTTAGACGGGCTTGCCGTCGCGGTACACGCGCACGCCCTCGCCACCGTGGAGGAGAAGGCGCGCGCCGCGGCCGCCGTACGCGCGCATGAGGTCGATCATCATCGCCTCCTCGCCGCCCCAGGGGTAGGCGTACACCACGTCGAAGTCCTCCAGCGGATGGCCGACCTCGGGGTAGGCGGAGGCGCCGTGGCCGATCGTCCCCAGGCGCCCGTCGCCATCGGCGGGGCGGTAGCGGTAGCCGGACGGGATGAAGCTCCCCGCCGCGAACCGCGCCCCCGAGCCGTAGCGCGACGCCAGGCCGCGCGCCACCTCCACCAGCGCGGGGTCCAGCTCGATCCCCCACGCCTCGTAGCCCAGCAGGTCGGCGATGATGGTGATGACCCCCGTCGCCGAGCCCCACTCCAGGAAGCGCAGCCCCGCCCCACGCTGCGCCACGAGCGCCTCCAGCACGCGCTCGTAGTCGGCCGGGACGAAGGGGTGCCAGTCGTTCCGCCGCACGTCCACGTCGAAGCGCTCCCAGATCTCCCATCCCTCGTCGCTCAGCGCGGCGATGCGCCGGCGCAGCTCGGGGTCCAGCCCGTCCACCGCCGGCGCGCCGGGATCGGCGGCCACTCTCAGGCGTCCTCGTCGTCGTCCGCCGCGGTGTCGTCGTCCTCCGCCCCCTCCTCCACACCGCCCTCCGCCTCGCGCTCCTTGCGAGCGCGCTTCTTCTCCTCCTTCTCGTCCTTCTTCTGCTGCTTCAGCATCTCCTTCTGACGCTTCTCGAAGCCGTAGTTGGGGCGTCGTGCCATGCGTGCCTCCTCTCGTGCGGACGACCCCGTGCGGCCCATGCGGCCGTGGTTGATCGAGCCGGTAATTGACGACTTATCAGTTC
The Longimicrobium sp. DNA segment above includes these coding regions:
- the sufC gene encoding Fe-S cluster assembly ATPase SufC, which codes for MAEPLLKITNLHAEIAEDGTEILKGLDLELHAGEIHAIMGPNGSGKSTLSKVISGHPAYEVTDGDILFKGESVLDMEPDERARAGIFLAFQYPVEIPGVSVANFMRTALNAKRGEEVDIFDFQDELEGRMGMLEMDPAFAMRSVNDGFSGGEKKRNEILQLAMLEPQLAVMDETDSGLDIDALKIVTSGINKIKDERQDMAVLLITHYQRMLNYITPDRVHVMVEGRIIRSGGPELALELEERGYDWLREGAAV
- a CDS encoding patatin-like phospholipase family protein, producing MPEPQTPLPHPAPVGGTVLVLGGGGMKGVAHIGVWKALQEAGIEVSAFIGTSIGSMMATGLASGWGWRELAELARKLTKDDIVAINRRAMLFGGVREEAVFRGDHFRAYLERTLPVQAFSELQKPLRLNAVSLVTGNEVWFGSGANDEVPVVDAVYASCAIPIYFPPARIGGDVLVDGGVLDVLPVRQAAAWGAARIIAVDVGSEMTPPAEKYFERGMVAIHERVLTLNLQEQRKRCLDGWQGPPVVYIRPRIGHLGGWDFGRTQYFLEEGYRAAREALNAADAA
- a CDS encoding hydroxymethylglutaryl-CoA reductase, encoding MPASSSMDDRDPAAYHDWEARLAPVPPRERPVPLRVPMPLDSTRAGQARRIAFLRGRGVEVPYLEGRGGPPDPEALRGNVEHFVGMAQLPVGLIGPLRVNGLHLREDVFVPLATSEGALVASYDRGARILSRAGGAVCMLVEEEVQRAPAFAFARLAQAARFAEWATARVELFREIAARESRYGRLVWMRAHLEANHVYLMFSYRTGDAAGQNMVTFATAAICREILERTPVRPEYWFVESNLSGDKKASAARFLNTRGRRVTAEALLPRTLVTRGLRATPERMCDCWRMGLLGGVQTGAMGASSHVANALAALFVACGQDVACVAEAGLAVLRMEVRDGDLYVALTLPNLIVGTVGGGTRLPTARECLAILDCVGAGKAGRFAEICAAVALAGEVSIVGALAAGEFAAAHQRLGRGPVG
- a CDS encoding type II toxin-antitoxin system VapC family toxin — translated: MVKYYYFDASVLVKAYFWEEGTEDVRQVLRELGAAPADTRVITSSLAFVEAVSALSRRTFAGELTPIEAEEVWERLVHDFGDYVVLEPKQDLVSRAAELTRRHRLRAIDAIHLATGMAARGHAAPWADFRFASADRRLNVAATAELFEVFNPDSPVPPGTSTPVTPSE